The DNA segment AAGATCAGAACGAGCAGTGCCCAGTTTTTCTCCAGTGGCTGGATGCTGTTCATCAGCTTCTGAAGCAATTTCCTTGCCTCTTTGAATTTAATGAAGCTTTTTTGGTAagaaacatgcacacaaacacctCTCTATCCCTTAACAGATGTGAGCAGAGGCAGAGGGAACACCATTATATTTTACAGTGTTGtagttgaaagaaaacaaaaattgaattCTTTAAAAATGGGAAAGTGTCTGAGTAGTGCTTGGGCTTTCTGCTGGCATTCCTGCCATACCTTGACTGTGTGGGTCCAGCCCTGCCCTTCAGTTGTGGTATCTTGACCTCGTTCTGTATGTGCGATGCTTCTGCCGGCTTCTGTTAGCTGCTTgcaatttcctcctcctcccagtggGTGCTGCAGGCTTGGAATGCCTAGCAGATCGCACAGCGAAGGGTTTATATTCTCTGCTTTCTTTGAATCTCTTCTTCTCCAGGTCCCTTTCTAGCCCAGTGAATTCAGACACCATCAGCAGCACTGTTTTGATTAAAAGACTGATTTGCATATCAGAGCAACAGGaatctgaaacatttaaaaaaaaatttagggaAATTATAGCTATTAATCTCTGCCTTATCAAATAATATAGGTTTGGGTTATAGAGGGATGGGTATGGTATCAGTTGACTGTTGCTTTCAGTTTAATCTAAGTGATTCCTGTTGCTATCCCCTCTCTGTCCTGCCCTGTGTGGCAGAGAGGACAGCAGCAGGGTCGACAGCTGAGTAGGGAGTATGTGAGCCATCCCAGAGGAGTGGAAGAGGTTTGCCCCGTAGACAGGAGACACCATTTCCCAATGGCCCTGACAGTTGTTCCCCTTCTAATGCTGCAGGTGAAGCTGGTGCAGCACACGTATTCCTGCCTCTACGGGACCTTTCTTGGGAACAGCCCCTGCGAGCGAGAGATGCACAACATCTACAAGCGTACCTGCTCCGTGTGGTCCCTCCTGCGGGCTGGCAATAAGAACTTCCACAATCTTCTGTATATGCCAGGGTCTGAGCAGGTCAGTAGAGCTCCTGCCCAGCTCTCCAGGCTCTCTGCCTGCCAGGCACCAGGGACTGTCAGGAGACACTGGAGGGGTTTCCTTTTGCATTCATCTCTGATTGTAAGTGGTTGTTGCAGGTGCTGCATCCAGTGTGCCACGTGCGAGCGCTGCATGTCTGGACAGCAGTGTATCTCCCAGCTTCCTCGCCACATCCTCTGGGACAGGATGATATGAACATCTACCTGCCTCCTGGATCTCAGAGCCAGGAGTTCAGCGGCAGATGTTTGGATAGGTAAGAGCCTAGCGCTCCAGGCCCAGGTTGCCACCTACCCACAggccttcttttcctctttgctcatTGTAGTTCCTCTGTTTTACCTGTTCTTGTCTTTCCTGCGGAGAGCAAGTGCTCTGTAGCATTGTCTCAGCCACTTGAAGAAGAACATGTACAGCTCCCTGCTGTGCCTAAAAAGGCAGATAGTGGAGGCCAGGCTGTAGTGTCGTGCATTTCAGCTCATGCTGCTGCAccgcccctccccacccaccccatgATCTGTAATTAGAAACATTTCCCTTCCCTCACCCAGTTTTGTCTGAAATGAGGGAAGTTTCGGGAGTTTTTTTAGgagatttgctttgcttttgggtTCTAGATTACCAAAGACAAGATCTATGGATGACCTGCTCTCAGCCTGCGACTCCAGCAGCCCGCTGACCCGCACTTCTAGTGATCCCAACCTGAATAACCACTGTCAGGAAGTCCGGGTGGGTTTGGAAGCCCGGCACACCACCACTGAGGGAGCCGAGCCGCACTTGGGCGAAGGCAGTGCGGTGGCTACTGGAGAGACACAGCAGGTGGAGGAGCAAGAGGAAAACACTCCCCTACAAGCCAACAGCACTTGTAGCAGCTGTGCTGAGCATGAGGGGCATAGCAAGCAACTGAGCAGCTGGGCTTCTGTGCCAGCAAGCAGCGTCTCTCTGGAGgcagaaaagggaaacagaacATGCGTGGAGGAACTGGATGGCACCTGTCCAGCTCCAAATCCTTCTGGACAGGAAAATGTTGACAGGGTTTCTACCAGTTCTGGAAAGCAGTTAGAAACCTGTCCCCAGGAACCTTTGAAGGCTATTGGCATGGTGTCCAATGGAGGAGTCTGCCCCAAGAGAAACACCTCCTGCCAAGACATTCCCAGCCAGGAGTCCCTGGCACCAAGTGCCCCGTGTGGGAACACCCCAGGTCCTGCCCGGGGCATCCCCTGCCTGTATGAAGACAATGGGAAAGGCGATGCTGGAAGGAGTGTGCCCTGTGAGGAGCCTAGCCAGCTGGGGAGAGTCCCACTAGAGCAATGGCGTAAGCCCATTTCCCAGAGCCAAAGCAGTGAGTTCTCCTTCCTGGGGTCCAACTGGGACAGTTTTCAAGGAATGGTGACATCACTCCCCAGTGGGGAGCCCGCACCCAGACACCTCCTCTCCTACGGCTGCTGTAGCAAGAAGTTGAGCAGCAAACCTCTGCGGGCACCAGGCCTGTGCCTCAGTGGCCAGTGGTCTGCCAGAGAAGGTGCGAAACCCTCAGTCTGCTCTGGCCACATCAGCACACATTTTGCAGGCCCCACAGGGAAGCCCAGCCATTCGTGGCTACCCTGCCACCTGAAACAAGCGCCTGGTCCCAAGCATATGCCACCAAAATGTCCTTCTCCTGTGCCTCCTCTCTACCTGGATGATGACGGGCTCCCCTTCCCCACGGATGTGATTCAGCACAGGCTGCGGCAGATCGAGGCCAGCTACAAGCAGGAGGTGGAGCAGCTGCGCAGGCAGGTGCGAGAGCTGCAGCTGCGCCTGGACATCCGCCACttctgtgcccctccagccgaGCCTCCGATGGACTACGAGGATGACTTTGTAAGTAACTGCCTCTAACACGCCAACTCTGGCAGCATGGCTCCAGCAGTGGTGGTCCCTGCAACCCCCCTCACATTGCCCTCTCCAGCCCACAGTTCTCACTCTCTTACTTTCAGAGTGGGTGGTTAAGATTGTTCCTGTGTTTCCTCAGCCCTGTTCCCCTCCTGTCCACATACTGTGTCCTCGTGCCACCTGAAGGTATCTCTGCTTCTTCAGGGCCAAGCAATGGCTCCTACACAGTCATGAATGCTTTACCTCCTTTGGCAGAGAGCTGTGGAGCCACCCATGTGCCCCCCGCAAACACTGAGTGTGGCCAGAGCAGGGAATGCCTTTGACTGCAACTGAGGCAGCTGAGGGGACTTGTGACTTTGTCTCTTTTTGCAGACATGTCTGAAGGAATCGGATGGCAGCGACACTGAGGATTTCTGTTCTGATCATAGTGAAGACTGCTTGTCAGAAGCGAGCTGGGAGCCTGTTGATAAGAAGGAGACTGAGGTATGTGTCCTGTTACAGCAGCAGGAGAGAACGTTTCTTTTCTGGCAGCTAACTTTGGTGGTTTACGGCAGCAGAGAGTGGTCTGGAATCAAGGCAGAGAGCAGCCATCCATGTCCTGTAACACATCCTCTGcatcttcagctgcttttgtGTCCGATAGAAGGGGACCTGTGGGATGGGCTCGCTCTGGGCTAACCTGTTGTGGCCCAAAGCCTGCACTGGGGTCCTAAGAGAGACCTAGTCGTTGTGGTGTTACAAACTGAAAGCTGATGAGGATTGGCGTTTGCCCTAGGTCACGCGGTGGGTTCCGGACCACATGGCCTCACATTGTTTTAACTGCGATTGTGAATTCTGGCTGGCCAAACGGAGGCATCACTGCAGgtaaaaaatattattgctgtAGTTTCACTCTTCTTCTTAGCCTGTTTCTTGCAAACCTCACAAAATGCTCGTCTGTGATGTTTGTTCCCTCCAGCTCCCAGGAGAAAGTTTTAGGTCTTTATTCACCAGGCCTTATAAATTCCCTGCAGATTTCCATTCCACATAGTTCTTGTTTCTCCTTTACCAAGGCCTTTGATCCTTCTCCTGGCTAGTAATGCCCGGTAGTCCCTTTTTCATGCTAGCCACTTTTTAGCTTGCGCTCGAGACCACAGTACATACTTTAAGAAACATGTTGACAAGTCATAAGTACGGCTGGTACTTCACCCCTTTGTGCTTGCTGAAGTCTTGCTGTGGAGTTCCCAGCtctcttttcactgtttttcttgctCCTTGACAGGAACTGTGGGAACGTGTTTTGTGCTGGTTGCTGCCATCTGAAGTTGCCCATCCCTGATCAGCAGTTGTATGACCCTGTCCTTGTTTGTAACTCCTGTTATGACCACATCCAAGTGTCTCGTGCCAGGGAGCTCATGAGCCAACATCTGAAGAAACCCATTGCCACAGCTTCCAGCTGAATGCCAGACAAGAGACCTGTCTAAGCCCAGCCTTTTCTCTGATGGGTTTGAAGGGTGACTCTGCCTCCACTGTAATCGTGAAGGCCGTTGGTGCAACACTTGAACGCCAAGCTTGAATGCACTGTCTTCAGCAGTCTTACTATCAATGTGGAGCAGAGGAGCTCAGATTAGAGAGTATGGTGTGTGTCCCCACTCTGGTACCAGTGGGCCCGTACCTTGTAGTCTGACAACCTAGGGCTAAAGAGGGGATTGCAACCTCTCTGTGTTGTGGGCTGGAAAGCAATGTTTTCACAGATATTGCCTGTGCAAAGTACCCCCAAAGCAATAGAAAGGCATGTTTAGAACCAACTCCCCCTACAAAGGCAGGCTGCTGTATGAGAAGGAAGAGGGCAGACTCCAGGTGGTAACGTGTGCTTTGGAAGGGTCTCAGCCTGGAGCAGTTCTGTAGATTCTCTTTCCATGAGTGTGATTTGCGATCAGCTTGGTGAACAAGACTCACTAGCCATCACTAATTGATTTTCTCTTGAGCGTTGAAGAGAAATTCATTCTGGCTGAAAACGGGCCGAGCAGATTTTGCCCGTTTTCACGCTCCGCTAGGATTGGTGAATGCATTTGACTTTGCCCCTGCCCCCCAACACTGCGGGGAGATGGGAGATTGGCTTTTTCACTTCTGCTCTGCCCGTCTGCTTTGTCTGCGATCGTGTCACAGCCTGGTACTTACACAGGAATGGCACCCTGATCCTCTCCTGGCATGGAAACAGAACTCGTGTTCCTGTGttgctcctcctccccttttctgCCCTCAGCTCTCCACTTTCTACTGCTCTTTATCCTGAAAACTTGATACCTTGAGGGTATAGGCCATAATGTGTTGTTTTACCTCCTGGAATGTGCTGTCTGGTGTATGTGAGGGTTTCAGTCCAAATGCTGCTATATATTTCTGTGCACTTAATGTAACCCGAAGAAGGGAGAATGAAGCATCGATACCAAAACGGGGGTGGGGAAGGACACTGGCTGACATAGACACTACGGTCTGTGCTTTTCACTTTAGGATGTACAGCCAAGCTACAGAGATAAACGTGACATGTGGCATCTGCTCAGTGGTGGAAACAATCTCTCTGACTTGCCCCAGTGATACCTAAAATGCCTCTTGAATTTGACTTCTTTTTTGTCTCCTGTACAGTGGTCAAAGTTCAGAGTTGCCAACTTGTAATTGTCTCTCTACTTCCTCTTTAAACTAGAGAGCAGGAATCCCAACCCATTATAAGGGAAAGGAACTGGGTTTAGAAAGGAGGGAAGGTTTAGAAAGAAGGTGGGCTTTTAATCCCTAGATCCCTTGGGAAGTATCCATCCTGCCTCCTTTCTAAGAAATCAGCGGATAttaatgaggaagaaaagtttgaaagtggggcatttctttgcagaaatgcagGTTTTCTTTCCAGCTAAATGAAAATGTCCGATATATTCTGCACCTCATGAGCTGAGACTTCATATGTGGGGGGGAGGACCTGTGAGGACATTTGATTTACTAACAAGGCAAAGTACTGTACACTGTTGTGATCTCCCAATTCTTTTTGCTAATGGTTTGTCATCTCCATCGGAGGGAATGGAATAATGACCCTTTCCTGCACTTTGATATGTCAGCCTCTGGTTTCGTAAATCCCAATAGTGCGAGCAAAGCTAGCATCATCTGAAGACCCTGTACTTACTTGGACTCTGCTTCTTTTCCATACTGGGAACAACCAATATGGCTTTGGGAAGAGAAGGCACCTTGCTTCGGATTCTCCCCTGCCTTGTACCTTGCAGTCATTGCCAGACATGGAAGGGTGACCAATGGGCTGGCAGAAGAAACTGGATTTGCTCCTGTTTTGCACATGTTGGAATGACTGCAAGCAATAAGGAAGCCAGAAACTAGGTACTCCTGGCCCTTCTGTTCAGGCCATTAGTCCAAACTGCTTTTAGCTCTTGTGAGTTTCAGCGTCACAATGTGCTGGCCAAAAACTCTAAAATCAGTTTGATAGCATTGTGacaaacaaaatgtgctgtacGACTCAATACAGTCGAAATAAAATCTCTATATTAGTGCTGCTGTGTTGGGAGCCATTCTTTCGTTTGTGGTGAATTCTTTCTTCTTGCACAGTGTTTCCCAGGCTGCTGTTACCTGCTAACTTTTCCCTTGATTAAGGTATGTTAGGAATTTAATATCCCTTCTCACAAATAAGAATCAAGGGTAGGACACAAAGCACCCTATGCTATGCTCTTCTGCTCTAAGGCCCTCTGCTCTCTTCCAAACAAACCTGTAGCTGCCCAAGATACCAGCCCCTTCCAGCCTCTCCCATAATGACTTGGtgaggaatttttcttttccaaggaaGAGCTGTTAGGCAGGATTCACTAGCTCTTCACCAATGTGTTTATACCACTTTTTTTGCTTGGTGGGCTGTATGGATGTGTTCCTCTATGCAGGATGAGGGATGGGAAATGTTGTGCTCCATCAGCTTGATGTGCAAATGGTGATGCAGGTAAGTTACAGTTTGTGGTGGAGCTGGGGAGAGTCTTCTAGAAAGCCTGTCCTCAATTTAAAGCATTCAGGGATCTTAAAATTAAGCTGTTCCCTGGTGAACTACTCCCATAGTTCAAGTCAGTGTTCATGTCAAGACAGGTAGTACCTAAATGCTTTGTTGCATTAGAAACATTAGGAGCAAGGTAGCTTGTCgcatttaaaaattaaccatTGCTTCTGAAACAGTAACACAGAAGAAGGTCATGTTTGGAGGCAATGTTGCTGAATGTTCATCAGGAATGATGCCTTTACAAGAAAGGACAGTCTACTGATTAACTTCCAGGCTCTTGTTGTAACAGTTCCAGTGTCAGCTTGACAGGCAGTGGAAGGCTGCCTGCTGGGACTGTTGTATGACCCTTTGGCTTCTCACCACCAGCTGGGATGATGCTTCAGCAGGATTTCCCCCTGTGCATTCAAAGTTGAACACAGGCATTTTGCCGAGACACTCATGACAGTTGTAATGCCAGGCTGGCCACACCAGCAAAGGGCACTTAATGCTCGTGATCATTGAGCACAGAACAAAGCATTATCACTTAAAGAATATAAAGCCATAATTTGCCAACACATTCAGCCTGAGGTAATCTCTATGTGCACTGAAATGTGTCTAAACCTAGCACAGACAGTGAGATCAAAGCCTTCCCCTATCAGTGCACTAACTGGTATGAATTCTTAGAAAATTAACAACCGGAACTGCTTATGTTGTACCATAATATCTCAACAGCCACTGAACAAAATAAACATAGATTTAGGTGTAGTGAGAAGCCAAGTCAAGCTTGCGATGGTTGGTATTATTTCACTGCTAAGCCATTAATAGATAATGCTGAAACTGCAGGGGATGTGAGGAGATATGTTAAGCCTTGGTTacgaaggaagaaaagaggaaagaacgTGATGTGTGGCCTTCTTGTGAACCCTGTGAGTGCTGAGCAGGAAACAGTTTAAAGTGGGAGACATGGACAAGAAGGATGCAGGCTTTCTGAGGGTGCATTTGGTATGGTTTTGTCTGTTCAGTTTTCAGTGTAAGAGTGAAATAGTATGTTTTTCTCCCAAAACATTAGGTTTCTGTGAAAGCGAACTTcaggcactgctgcttttttatgGTACCTTGGGTATTTCAGTATCTCCCAAATTAAAACTAATACTCCAAATTGTCCTTAGATGCTGCACACAGTCTCCAGTGTATTTAAAATCataactagaaaaaaaagttgcccAAAGCAGCACCCTTCAGTTGCACAAAGTTTAGACCAGTCATGCAACTTTACTCTCCCAAGCAAGCGTAGTTTTTACTGACGTGTTTGTGTGCAATTCTTTCTTATcaaatgcccagtcagttccaaGTCCCTGTGTCAGCCTCTGTGTTGAAAAGCAAGGTGCTGTGTGGCCCTGCAGGACTGGCCCATGCTAAGTGGAGTACTCAGGTGGGGCGACAGCAGCCTAAGGATAAGCCTTGGTTGGAGGGTATTTGCAAGCTTTGTATGTCCTGGGACAAAACATTCATCATTGCAGCTGCCACTACTCTTTCCTGACAGAGTGTAAAGCATTGTCACCTTCTAATAAAGTAGTCATATTGTTCAAAAACCAGCTAGAAATTTGATAGAGTGGCAAAGAACAATGTATCTTCACTTGTagccagaaaaaaaggcagatttttgtttagatttgcagaaagattaatttttttttttttttaatggccgcAAAGACACTTGCCAAGGGAAAGCATTTGGTACAGCTGTGTCAGAAATAAAGACTAACATGTGTGGCTTAACAGATTCAGGATATACACTGTGCAGAGCATCTTCCTTTTGAATGCACAGTAAGCTAGCTATTTGCTAAAATAGTTTACTTCAGTGCTATTGAAAGAAGGGAGGCACACAGCATCACAGACTTGTAACAGGTGTGCATTTAAAGAGGAACAAATTTAATAGTCAACAAAGCCAGAATTCCTGCAGAGAACTGCAGTTCCCAGTTAGTGATCGAAATGGGAGGCAGCAGTAGTGCTACCAGACCCATAGCTGTGCATGAAGAAACTGGGGCCACGGGGAGGAGGGAGCCCATGCTGCTGGGCAGATTGTGCTTCTTACCTTTCTTCAGAGCCAGAGCATTGTACTTTGGGGAAGAAAGAGTGAAAAGCATAGGTCAGTGTTGGGCTGGAAGGGTGACAAGGCAGGTGTTGAGTGAAGACTGGAGGGGGAGTTAAAAGCGTGCATGAAAGGAGAGGTAGAGAGGAAGCAGCTGTAAGGCTGGCTGAAAAGGCAGGGCAATGTTACCTGTAAATCCTGTGCAGTCCAACAGCTTTTTACTGAGCTACACCATTTCTTGCTAAAAAgcatttcattattattgttcCATTCCAAGCGAGAGGAAACTTCCAGTGCTCCCCAGAATAAGTTGTTCTGGGGAGCCCGTGTGTTAAGTCTAAGGCACGAACAGTTCAGAGGCCGATCTACCAAGAGAGCTGAAGGGACCATTATCTGTCTTCTCATTATCAGGCTTGCTTGGCGAGTCAAGCACACTTGCTGCCAGAGAGCTACAAAGCTGTTCCCTTCATGCTGTACCTCCTGCCACATCTGCTGTAAGATCGTGTCTCGTGTGACCTGGCATGAGTAGCAAGGCGCTGGAAGGTGCGAGCCATGGCTTTGCCGGGAGCTTGCAGCACTCTGGATGCTGATGAAAAACATGATTCTGCCTTTAAAAAGTCATCTGTTTTGCAGCTACGGGCTCAGCTTCAAAGTACGGAAGGAAATGCTTAAAAGGGACCTATGTTTCTGGGCATtagtttcagggtttttttagttttaggGGCTCAGTCTCTGCATTTCAGTTATAGACTACATATTGCTGGCTCTGACCTCAGTTATGGATGATATAGTAAAAAACTCACCTATCCCACTGTCAGGTAATCTTCTTGGACTCCTGCtgcacagggagagaagagaagcCTTAAATCATTTCATTGAAGACAATCTCAGGAACgctgagaaaatgtttttgtgaagtgggctttttttcttggtttttcagGTTTGCATTCCGTATGCTTTACTTAAGTTTTGGCTGTTTACACTAAGCAACCATTACGTAATTCTTAAGTGAATAATtactgaggaaataaaaatgcaaagccaCTTGGGATAAAGGCAGCATGAGTTCACTAGAATTGTAGGCCATTAATTCCTTAGGTAAAGCAACATTCTTCTATTGTGCAGGATTTTAGCTTTAATGATAATGCTGACAAAATTTCTGCTCCTTCCTGCTGTTGCTACTGACTCAGAATAATGATAAATGTGCTAAATGTGCCAAAGACAGGCAGAGACTGAGAGAAACAATCAGCCAGTCTgctgaaaaagaggcaaaaataatgtCTTCTAATCTCTCCTTATCATCATTTTTCCTTGTCCTGTTTCCTGTTTTACCTGTCTGCTTTAATTTCAAGTGAGGAACTCTGTTAGCAACCCCACCCAAAATATTTAATCTAGTCAGTCTAACATCTTTTTCCTCACTTCAGCTATGCGGAAGAGCAGAGtgagtttgctttcattttacaaataGGAACAGTTTCCCACCAGTTCATTCAATTTTGTCCCTTCTCCAAAACTTACTGCACTTTCACTTGCCTTGGTGGTTTGAGGCTGTGCTGCAAACCAAAGCAATAAGGATGATTTCAGTTAAAGAGGTGTTTGGTTTTGTACCTTCTTGCTGAGAAGTCTTATGACAACTCTAAGGTAATTTAAGGCCAAGAAATATGCAGGTGCTCAAACTTCTCACTACTTTCTTGCTCTAAGGGCAGCCAAGACAGAGGAATGTAATTTTCTTCTGTCACTGCTGGTGACCCATGGGTACGTTGCAAGCAGAGAGAGATTACCACACTCTTCCTTTCCCAGCTCCTTGCTCTTCTTCCCCTTTTGATTCATAGCAGATTCTTGTTCTAAAGCGGTAAGAATGGTtatgctgggggggggcggggggaagtcCTTGTAGCATGCCTCCAGTCATAGCTAACAGCAGAACCCCAAGAAGAGTTTAGGAGGGCAGATGTGTACTAGTACATCTCAGGTATGAACTCTGAGCTTCCTCCAGTGCACAGTTTGGGGACCAGCAGTGACAAAGGTGCTGACTTTAAGAGCCCTGGATGTACTTTTCTTGTGAATCTAGCTTATCTCCCCACTACCACCCCCCAGCCAAGTAACATTCTGGTACCCAAAACATCCCATAGCAATTAGTTCCCCAGTTTCCATGTGATTAAGTACCTGATTTGATTTCTTCTATTTGGTGTCCTTCATTAGTCACGCTCAGCTCCTTTATGTTACCTACAATTTTACTACCTACCTTTTTATACAATAAGACCCCCTCTGAAGATTTCTTCTTCAGTACTTCTTTCTGTTGCAGCTAGTTCGTATTCTTGATGCTGATTTTCTCTATCCCATTTTAATTCTACCTGAGCTATCCTAGAGTGGGAAAGATCAGAACTGCAGAAGTTCGGGGGGGGGTTTAGGGCAAATGTGACACTTATAATTCCTGATTTGTTCTGTATTCCTCTTCCAGTCCCTTCTgaactaattttcttttcctt comes from the Accipiter gentilis chromosome 6, bAccGen1.1, whole genome shotgun sequence genome and includes:
- the MTMR4 gene encoding myotubularin-related protein 4 isoform X2; the protein is MGEEGPPSLEYIQAKDLFPPKELVKEEESLQVPFTVLQGEGVEYLGHANDAVIAISNYRLHIKFKDSVINVPLRMMESVECRDMFQLHIICKDSKVIRCHFSTFKQCQEWLKRLTRAIARPAKPEDLFAFAYHAWCLGVCVDEEDQHAHLCRPGDHVRYRFEMELVRMGFDLQNVWRVSDINNNYKLCSSYPQKLLVPVWITDKELENVASFRSWKRIPVVVYRHVRNGAVIARCSQPEISWWGWRNADDEYLVTSIAKACALNPGVKVSGGLLHNGSSDGSEACDAGFDSSLTACSGVENAGTPQKLLILDARSYTAAVANRAKGGGCECEEYYPNCEVVFMGMANIHSIRNSFQYLRAVCSQVPDPSNWLSALESTKWLQHLSVMLKAAVLVSNAVDREGRPVLVHCSDGWDRTPQIVALAKILLDPYYRTMEGFQVLVESDWLDFGHKFGDRCGHQEKVEDQNEQCPVFLQWLDAVHQLLKQFPCLFEFNEAFLVKLVQHTYSCLYGTFLGNSPCEREMHNIYKRTCSVWSLLRAGNKNFHNLLYMPGSEQVLHPVCHVRALHVWTAVYLPASSPHPLGQDDMNIYLPPGSQSQEFSGRCLDRLPKTRSMDDLLSACDSSSPLTRTSSDPNLNNHCQEVRVGLEARHTTTEGAEPHLGEGSAVATGETQQVEEQEENTPLQANSTCSSCAEHEGHSKQLSSWASVPASSVSLEAEKGNRTCVEELDGTCPAPNPSGQENVDRVSTSSGKQLETCPQEPLKAIGMVSNGGVCPKRNTSCQDIPSQESLAPSAPCGNTPGPARGIPCLYEDNGKGDAGRSVPCEEPSQLGRVPLEQWRKPISQSQSSEFSFLGSNWDSFQGMVTSLPSGEPAPRHLLSYGCCSKKLSSKPLRAPGLCLSGQWSAREGAKPSVCSGHISTHFAGPTGKPSHSWLPCHLKQAPGPKHMPPKCPSPVPPLYLDDDGLPFPTDVIQHRLRQIEASYKQEVEQLRRQVRELQLRLDIRHFCAPPAEPPMDYEDDFTCLKESDGSDTEDFCSDHSEDCLSEASWEPVDKKETEVTRWVPDHMASHCFNCDCEFWLAKRRHHCRNCGNVFCAGCCHLKLPIPDQQLYDPVLVCNSCYDHIQVSRARELMSQHLKKPIATASS
- the MTMR4 gene encoding myotubularin-related protein 4 isoform X1; this translates as MSLPGRVSCSMLNCFGEEGPPSLEYIQAKDLFPPKELVKEEESLQVPFTVLQGEGVEYLGHANDAVIAISNYRLHIKFKDSVINVPLRMMESVECRDMFQLHIICKDSKVIRCHFSTFKQCQEWLKRLTRAIARPAKPEDLFAFAYHAWCLGVCVDEEDQHAHLCRPGDHVRYRFEMELVRMGFDLQNVWRVSDINNNYKLCSSYPQKLLVPVWITDKELENVASFRSWKRIPVVVYRHVRNGAVIARCSQPEISWWGWRNADDEYLVTSIAKACALNPGVKVSGGLLHNGSSDGSEACDAGFDSSLTACSGVENAGTPQKLLILDARSYTAAVANRAKGGGCECEEYYPNCEVVFMGMANIHSIRNSFQYLRAVCSQVPDPSNWLSALESTKWLQHLSVMLKAAVLVSNAVDREGRPVLVHCSDGWDRTPQIVALAKILLDPYYRTMEGFQVLVESDWLDFGHKFGDRCGHQEKVEDQNEQCPVFLQWLDAVHQLLKQFPCLFEFNEAFLVKLVQHTYSCLYGTFLGNSPCEREMHNIYKRTCSVWSLLRAGNKNFHNLLYMPGSEQVLHPVCHVRALHVWTAVYLPASSPHPLGQDDMNIYLPPGSQSQEFSGRCLDRLPKTRSMDDLLSACDSSSPLTRTSSDPNLNNHCQEVRVGLEARHTTTEGAEPHLGEGSAVATGETQQVEEQEENTPLQANSTCSSCAEHEGHSKQLSSWASVPASSVSLEAEKGNRTCVEELDGTCPAPNPSGQENVDRVSTSSGKQLETCPQEPLKAIGMVSNGGVCPKRNTSCQDIPSQESLAPSAPCGNTPGPARGIPCLYEDNGKGDAGRSVPCEEPSQLGRVPLEQWRKPISQSQSSEFSFLGSNWDSFQGMVTSLPSGEPAPRHLLSYGCCSKKLSSKPLRAPGLCLSGQWSAREGAKPSVCSGHISTHFAGPTGKPSHSWLPCHLKQAPGPKHMPPKCPSPVPPLYLDDDGLPFPTDVIQHRLRQIEASYKQEVEQLRRQVRELQLRLDIRHFCAPPAEPPMDYEDDFTCLKESDGSDTEDFCSDHSEDCLSEASWEPVDKKETEVTRWVPDHMASHCFNCDCEFWLAKRRHHCRNCGNVFCAGCCHLKLPIPDQQLYDPVLVCNSCYDHIQVSRARELMSQHLKKPIATASS
- the MTMR4 gene encoding myotubularin-related protein 4 isoform X3; the encoded protein is MVPASCCKRPLKETRVLLLLCSKVPFTVLQGEGVEYLGHANDAVIAISNYRLHIKFKDSVINVPLRMMESVECRDMFQLHIICKDSKVIRCHFSTFKQCQEWLKRLTRAIARPAKPEDLFAFAYHAWCLGVCVDEEDQHAHLCRPGDHVRYRFEMELVRMGFDLQNVWRVSDINNNYKLCSSYPQKLLVPVWITDKELENVASFRSWKRIPVVVYRHVRNGAVIARCSQPEISWWGWRNADDEYLVTSIAKACALNPGVKVSGGLLHNGSSDGSEACDAGFDSSLTACSGVENAGTPQKLLILDARSYTAAVANRAKGGGCECEEYYPNCEVVFMGMANIHSIRNSFQYLRAVCSQVPDPSNWLSALESTKWLQHLSVMLKAAVLVSNAVDREGRPVLVHCSDGWDRTPQIVALAKILLDPYYRTMEGFQVLVESDWLDFGHKFGDRCGHQEKVEDQNEQCPVFLQWLDAVHQLLKQFPCLFEFNEAFLVKLVQHTYSCLYGTFLGNSPCEREMHNIYKRTCSVWSLLRAGNKNFHNLLYMPGSEQVLHPVCHVRALHVWTAVYLPASSPHPLGQDDMNIYLPPGSQSQEFSGRCLDRLPKTRSMDDLLSACDSSSPLTRTSSDPNLNNHCQEVRVGLEARHTTTEGAEPHLGEGSAVATGETQQVEEQEENTPLQANSTCSSCAEHEGHSKQLSSWASVPASSVSLEAEKGNRTCVEELDGTCPAPNPSGQENVDRVSTSSGKQLETCPQEPLKAIGMVSNGGVCPKRNTSCQDIPSQESLAPSAPCGNTPGPARGIPCLYEDNGKGDAGRSVPCEEPSQLGRVPLEQWRKPISQSQSSEFSFLGSNWDSFQGMVTSLPSGEPAPRHLLSYGCCSKKLSSKPLRAPGLCLSGQWSAREGAKPSVCSGHISTHFAGPTGKPSHSWLPCHLKQAPGPKHMPPKCPSPVPPLYLDDDGLPFPTDVIQHRLRQIEASYKQEVEQLRRQVRELQLRLDIRHFCAPPAEPPMDYEDDFTCLKESDGSDTEDFCSDHSEDCLSEASWEPVDKKETEVTRWVPDHMASHCFNCDCEFWLAKRRHHCRNCGNVFCAGCCHLKLPIPDQQLYDPVLVCNSCYDHIQVSRARELMSQHLKKPIATASS